The proteins below are encoded in one region of Shewanella putrefaciens:
- the cyaY gene encoding iron donor protein CyaY produces the protein MAMTDTEFHQLADDMFQAIENAIETAIDEQDADVDIDASGNVLQLEFVDGSKIVINKQEPLHEIWVATRFGGYHFGFVDGKWLDGRNGGEFMPFVQESIQRQGGIQLSF, from the coding sequence ATGGCCATGACAGATACAGAATTTCACCAGCTCGCCGATGACATGTTCCAAGCCATAGAGAATGCCATTGAAACCGCGATTGATGAGCAAGATGCCGACGTCGACATCGATGCCAGCGGCAACGTACTGCAATTAGAATTTGTGGATGGCTCTAAGATAGTGATCAACAAGCAAGAACCTTTGCATGAGATCTGGGTTGCCACCCGTTTTGGTGGATATCACTTCGGTTTTGTCGATGGGAAATGGTTAGATGGACGCAACGGCGGAGAGTTTATGCCATTCGTGCAAGAGTCTATCCAGCGTCAGGGCGGCATTCAACTTAGCTTCTAG